Proteins from a genomic interval of Chitinophagales bacterium:
- a CDS encoding nuclear transport factor 2 family protein — protein MTISETIQSYLHALERGDEYGVLQLFADNAIVISPLYGRMKANDFYEQLFEDTAQSLITLLQIFKGAQPGSASAHFRYRWTLEDEQPVTFEAVDIFEFDNQKKISKLTIIYDTVYVREAFERLRG, from the coding sequence ATGACCATCAGCGAAACCATACAAAGTTATTTGCACGCCTTAGAAAGAGGCGATGAATATGGAGTACTTCAATTGTTTGCAGATAATGCCATTGTAATATCTCCACTTTATGGCCGAATGAAGGCCAATGATTTTTACGAGCAACTTTTTGAAGATACAGCTCAATCTCTGATTACCCTACTCCAAATCTTCAAAGGCGCACAGCCTGGTTCAGCATCAGCTCATTTTCGTTACCGTTGGACTTTGGAAGATGAGCAACCTGTCACCTTTGAAGCAGTGGATATTTTTGAATTTGACAACCAAAAAAAAATCTCTAAGCTCACCATAATTTATGATACGGTTTATGTGAGAGAGGCTTTTGAGCGGCTGAGGGGTTGA
- a CDS encoding VOC family protein, whose translation MEYIISWFEIPTTNIQRAAKFYSEVLACEIGINEMNGSQMGFFPSKQGVVSGALVQVADQLPSESGTTVYFYIEGDLTTSLNRVEAAGGQILQPKKHIGEGIGFCAFVKDTEGNKVALHSMG comes from the coding sequence ATGGAATACATCATTAGTTGGTTTGAAATTCCTACTACCAACATTCAAAGAGCTGCAAAATTTTATAGCGAGGTTTTGGCTTGCGAAATAGGTATTAACGAAATGAATGGCTCACAGATGGGTTTTTTCCCTTCAAAACAAGGTGTGGTATCAGGTGCTTTGGTACAAGTTGCAGACCAACTACCGAGCGAAAGTGGTACAACAGTTTATTTTTACATTGAAGGGGATTTGACAACTTCTCTCAATCGAGTAGAAGCGGCTGGCGGTCAGATTTTACAACCCAAAAAGCACATAGGAGAAGGTATTGGTTTTTGTGCTTTCGTCAAAGATACAGAAGGAAATAAAGTGGCACTTCATTCGATGGGTTAG
- the rpsU gene encoding 30S ribosomal protein S21, with product MIIIEVKDSETIDKALRRYKKKGQKTGILSELRRRKDYTKPSVERRKEIMKAAYIQKKYGNN from the coding sequence ATGATTATCATTGAAGTGAAAGATAGCGAAACGATTGACAAAGCATTGCGTCGTTACAAAAAGAAAGGACAGAAAACAGGTATTTTGAGCGAATTGCGAAGAAGAAAAGATTACACAAAGCCTTCAGTTGAAAGACGTAAGGAAATCATGAAAGCCGCATATATTCAGAAAAAATACGGAAATAACTAG
- a CDS encoding DUF547 domain-containing protein, with protein sequence MKKTMLFSSILILSLFLFSCNKSIDASDAKADAMKVVESLKDAPQAEPKTTMAANETASDLEEETERKQTQEDGQIIELENVKTTYESEQNNFNTPISKVEENQPIKPKEETKKPTDANVLAENTTSSKSSEQANVSKPSVVETKNQSEKPEKEEDIPTNALNQFFETANQFLNQSVSNGLVGYSSLKKSTILNELVEQIASADLNDVGSAEKQAFYINAYNILVIKSILENNIPSSPLDVLGFFDAKKHKVAGQTMTLDELEKGRLFGLKKDPRFHFVAVCGAKGCPQIEPFAYTPSKLNAQLNRQTQKALNDPNFTRVNDAENKVELSEIFKWYGSDFTQDGKSVIEFINEYRNQAIPTDYAVDYYPYDWKVNKR encoded by the coding sequence ATGAAAAAAACAATGCTCTTTTCAAGCATCCTAATATTGAGCCTATTCTTATTTTCCTGCAATAAGTCCATTGATGCATCGGATGCAAAAGCGGATGCAATGAAAGTGGTCGAATCTCTAAAAGATGCTCCACAAGCAGAACCCAAGACAACAATGGCTGCAAATGAAACTGCAAGTGATCTGGAGGAAGAAACAGAAAGAAAACAAACACAAGAAGATGGACAGATAATCGAACTAGAGAATGTGAAAACTACTTATGAATCTGAACAAAACAACTTCAATACTCCAATAAGTAAAGTCGAGGAAAACCAACCGATAAAACCCAAAGAAGAAACCAAAAAGCCAACTGATGCTAATGTACTTGCTGAAAACACAACATCATCAAAATCAAGTGAACAAGCGAATGTTTCAAAACCCAGTGTTGTAGAAACCAAAAATCAGAGCGAAAAACCTGAAAAAGAAGAAGATATCCCAACCAATGCCTTGAACCAATTCTTTGAAACCGCCAATCAGTTCTTAAATCAATCTGTATCCAATGGCTTGGTTGGCTATTCAAGTCTTAAAAAATCTACCATTCTAAATGAATTGGTTGAACAAATTGCAAGTGCAGACCTAAATGATGTAGGTAGTGCCGAAAAACAAGCTTTTTACATCAATGCCTACAATATCTTGGTGATAAAATCCATTTTAGAAAACAATATTCCTTCATCACCATTGGATGTATTGGGATTTTTTGATGCAAAAAAACATAAAGTAGCTGGTCAAACGATGACCTTAGACGAATTGGAAAAAGGGAGACTATTTGGTTTGAAGAAAGATCCACGTTTTCATTTTGTAGCTGTATGTGGCGCAAAAGGTTGTCCGCAAATAGAACCTTTTGCCTACACACCTTCAAAACTTAATGCACAACTCAATCGCCAAACCCAAAAAGCCCTCAATGACCCCAATTTTACGAGGGTAAACGATGCGGAGAACAAGGTCGAATTGTCAGAAATATTCAAATGGTATGGATCAGATTTTACACAAGACGGTAAATCGGTGATAGAATTCATCAACGAATACCGAAACCAAGCGATTCCAACCGACTATGCCGTAGATTATTATCCCTACGATTGGAAAGTGAATAAACGGTAA
- a CDS encoding inorganic diphosphatase — MKADLNNPWHKVKIGNHAPDVVNGIIEIPQNTRAKYELDKESGLLKLDRVLYSSMYYPANYGFIPQTYCDDKDPLDIVILSQITIVPLCIVSAKVIGVMRMLDGGELDDKIIAVAENDMSVSHINDISELPTHFFKELRNFFEDYKKLENKTVEVEDFQDAVVAKEIVRRSIEDYKLLLEK, encoded by the coding sequence ATGAAAGCAGATTTAAACAACCCATGGCATAAAGTAAAGATTGGCAACCATGCACCAGATGTAGTAAATGGCATCATCGAAATCCCGCAAAATACAAGAGCTAAATACGAACTCGATAAAGAGAGTGGCTTATTGAAACTCGACAGAGTATTGTATTCATCTATGTATTACCCAGCCAATTATGGTTTTATACCCCAAACCTACTGCGATGACAAAGACCCTCTCGACATTGTGATTTTGTCGCAAATAACTATTGTCCCGCTTTGCATTGTTTCGGCAAAGGTGATTGGCGTAATGCGGATGTTGGATGGTGGTGAATTGGACGACAAAATCATTGCTGTTGCAGAAAACGACATGAGTGTGAGTCACATCAACGATATTTCGGAACTGCCCACGCATTTCTTCAAGGAACTCCGCAATTTCTTTGAAGATTATAAAAAGCTGGAAAACAAAACGGTAGAAGTGGAAGATTTTCAGGATGCAGTCGTGGCAAAGGAAATAGTGAGGAGAAGTATTGAGGATTATAAATTACTGCTGGAGAAGTAA
- a CDS encoding class I SAM-dependent methyltransferase, with translation MNLYQELSQVYHEMYQNLFDYDEEFGFYHSVLERFEAKKVVEFGCGTGNLAKRFLAANFDYLGVDLNQEMLDIAAISLPRHHFLQSDMCTFSSPSLFEAALITGRTISYLSTNKDILQAFEAIRNCLAENGLLVFDAIDATLLFEDFDESEKELKVGKYKRISYSTPNLQTGWTWDWHSTYFAENEGQFEAIGNDFATVRAFTQDELKLLLTIAGFEVLEVIEKNTYTWADHYFVARKK, from the coding sequence ATGAACCTATACCAAGAATTATCGCAGGTTTACCACGAAATGTACCAAAACCTCTTTGATTACGACGAAGAATTTGGTTTTTACCATTCTGTATTAGAACGATTTGAAGCGAAAAAAGTCGTAGAATTTGGATGTGGAACAGGCAATTTGGCAAAGCGTTTTTTGGCTGCAAATTTTGACTATTTGGGTGTTGATTTGAATCAAGAAATGTTGGACATTGCAGCAATATCATTACCCAGACATCATTTTCTGCAAAGTGACATGTGCACTTTCTCCTCTCCTTCCTTATTTGAAGCAGCCTTGATAACTGGGCGCACCATCAGCTATTTATCCACCAACAAAGACATCCTTCAGGCTTTTGAAGCAATACGCAATTGCTTGGCAGAAAACGGTTTATTAGTTTTTGATGCTATTGATGCAACTTTACTATTTGAAGATTTTGACGAAAGCGAAAAGGAATTGAAGGTAGGCAAATACAAACGTATCAGCTACTCAACTCCCAATTTGCAAACAGGCTGGACTTGGGATTGGCATTCGACTTATTTTGCAGAAAACGAAGGACAATTTGAAGCAATCGGGAATGACTTTGCTACGGTTAGGGCTTTCACTCAAGACGAACTCAAATTGCTGCTCACCATAGCAGGTTTTGAAGTATTGGAGGTAATCGAAAAAAACACCTACACTTGGGCAGACCATTATTTTGTGGCAAGGAAGAAATGA
- a CDS encoding ScyD/ScyE family protein: protein MKTKILQPIFNMLLTTIISLAAFQITLAQDNVSIYATDFIGPVGLSVDGSGNLYVNEVGTGNNDGKITLLTPTGERHTMIGGLPSEFSEESGETLGAWRSILTPDGKAFVLQGEGLGNNELAESILTFDITGYVAGGTPLGIADVESVFNIGDFTIAQGATNSNPYSFVIAPNGDMFIVDAGGNSVLHRNAMTDELSVFATFDPIPNPLPFGPPVSDAVPTKILPKPDGSGFYVCHLRGFPFLPGTANVYEVDMAGDLSIWQSGFTSLVDMAIDPRDGNLVVLEFSEFSLDTTPPNFLPATGRAIKLHTDGSREIMAEGLNFTAGMAFDADGNLYISSIFTGVIYKVAAPAPKIPDVYAVGFNGPVGIVADGSGNLWVNEVGTGSNDGKLVALTPNFQKHDVISGLPSEFNAENGETVGAWRTVFTNDGKVIVVQGEGLGSSNLSESLLTFDISGYTIGDMAMTTADLEATYNIGDYSIAQGAINSNPYSMAMDAVGNMFVVDAGGNTIVRRDAATGQLSIFATFAPIPNPLPFGPPVSDAVPTKILAKPDGSGFYVCHLRGFPFLPGTANVYEVDMSGNVSVFQSGFTSLTDMAFDPTDGNLVVLEFSAFSLETTPPNFTPETGRAIKIHADGSREIIAEGMNFTAGMGYAPNGDLYITSIFTGVIYKVPAAQAVEIVIAHQRICDVPSQGQSQVTGIVTGGVAPYQVSGNFNGEVGENAPFIFILDDNDNSYQITVVDALGNENEVIVTGLIPCTKLPIEFLSFEGEVKMEGNLLQWATASETNNDFFTLSYSADGQNFVPLQQIAGNGSTFDVHRYEFLHRNAPKGTVYYQLSQTDLDGTTKILGVVSLQRGESSIAAIEVYPTATNAYLNVSFGFANASTEIIVSMYDVSGRVVKSQTLDKGVTQLQLDVSNLLSGTYILKMNNSFEVLTAKFIKL from the coding sequence ATGAAAACAAAAATCTTACAGCCGATTTTTAACATGCTGCTCACTACCATCATCAGTTTAGCAGCTTTTCAAATCACACTCGCTCAAGACAATGTGAGTATTTATGCTACCGACTTTATTGGCCCTGTCGGCTTATCTGTCGATGGCAGTGGCAACCTCTATGTCAATGAAGTGGGTACAGGCAACAATGATGGAAAAATCACTTTGTTGACACCTACTGGCGAAAGACACACCATGATTGGTGGATTGCCCAGCGAATTTAGCGAAGAATCTGGCGAAACATTGGGGGCTTGGAGAAGCATTCTCACCCCCGATGGAAAAGCATTTGTATTGCAAGGAGAAGGACTGGGCAACAATGAGTTGGCCGAATCCATTCTCACTTTCGACATCACAGGATATGTAGCTGGTGGCACACCGCTTGGCATTGCAGACGTAGAATCAGTCTTTAATATTGGTGATTTCACCATTGCTCAAGGTGCAACAAACAGCAATCCTTACAGCTTTGTCATTGCTCCAAACGGAGATATGTTCATTGTAGATGCAGGAGGCAATTCAGTTCTCCACCGAAATGCAATGACCGATGAACTAAGCGTATTTGCGACATTCGACCCAATACCCAACCCGCTTCCCTTCGGCCCTCCTGTTTCGGATGCTGTTCCCACCAAAATTTTGCCAAAACCTGATGGCAGCGGCTTCTATGTATGTCATTTGCGAGGCTTCCCTTTCTTACCAGGCACTGCCAACGTCTATGAAGTGGACATGGCGGGTGATCTAAGTATTTGGCAATCAGGGTTTACTTCATTGGTCGACATGGCAATAGACCCAAGAGATGGAAATTTGGTTGTCTTGGAGTTCAGCGAATTTTCTTTAGATACAACGCCTCCAAACTTTTTGCCCGCTACGGGTCGAGCAATCAAATTACACACAGATGGAAGCCGTGAAATCATGGCTGAAGGCTTGAATTTTACGGCAGGAATGGCTTTTGATGCTGATGGAAATTTGTATATTTCTTCCATTTTTACAGGCGTAATTTACAAAGTTGCAGCACCCGCCCCAAAAATCCCTGATGTGTATGCGGTTGGCTTCAATGGTCCTGTTGGAATTGTAGCCGATGGCAGTGGCAATTTGTGGGTAAACGAAGTGGGTACGGGCAGCAACGACGGAAAGTTGGTGGCATTGACTCCAAATTTTCAAAAACACGATGTCATCTCAGGTTTGCCCAGTGAGTTTAATGCAGAAAATGGAGAAACAGTTGGTGCTTGGCGAACGGTTTTCACCAATGATGGAAAAGTGATTGTAGTACAAGGCGAAGGCTTAGGCAGCAGCAATTTATCTGAGTCTTTGCTGACTTTTGATATTAGCGGTTATACGATTGGAGATATGGCGATGACGACTGCCGACTTGGAGGCAACCTACAATATTGGCGATTATTCTATTGCACAAGGAGCAATCAATAGCAATCCTTACAGCATGGCAATGGATGCGGTGGGCAATATGTTTGTGGTAGATGCAGGTGGCAATACGATTGTTCGGCGTGATGCAGCCACAGGTCAATTGAGCATATTTGCGACTTTTGCGCCCATCCCAAATCCTCTGCCTTTCGGCCCTCCTGTTTCCGATGCTGTTCCCACCAAAATTTTGGCAAAACCTGATGGAAGTGGTTTTTATGTTTGTCATTTGCGGGGCTTCCCTTTCTTGCCAGGCACTGCCAATGTCTATGAAGTGGACATGTCGGGCAATGTGAGTGTATTCCAAAGCGGCTTTACTTCACTGACTGACATGGCTTTTGACCCCACAGATGGCAATTTAGTGGTATTGGAGTTCAGTGCATTTTCTTTGGAAACCACACCTCCAAACTTTACACCTGAAACTGGTCGAGCGATTAAGATTCATGCAGATGGTTCGAGAGAAATCATTGCAGAAGGCATGAATTTCACCGCAGGAATGGGCTATGCTCCCAATGGCGACCTATATATTACCTCTATTTTTACGGGCGTAATTTACAAAGTCCCTGCTGCACAAGCCGTTGAAATTGTAATTGCTCACCAAAGAATTTGCGATGTTCCCTCTCAAGGACAATCACAAGTAACGGGTATTGTGACAGGCGGTGTTGCACCTTATCAAGTAAGTGGCAACTTCAATGGCGAAGTAGGAGAAAATGCACCTTTTATATTTATTTTGGACGACAATGATAACAGCTATCAAATTACAGTAGTTGATGCCTTGGGCAATGAAAATGAGGTGATTGTGACAGGCTTGATTCCTTGTACCAAACTTCCTATTGAGTTTTTGTCTTTTGAAGGGGAGGTAAAAATGGAAGGAAACTTACTGCAATGGGCGACTGCTTCGGAGACAAACAATGATTTTTTCACGCTCAGTTATTCTGCTGATGGTCAAAACTTTGTTCCGCTTCAACAAATAGCAGGCAATGGTTCGACCTTCGATGTTCATCGCTATGAATTTTTACACCGCAATGCTCCAAAAGGTACGGTTTACTACCAATTGAGCCAAACTGATTTGGATGGTACTACCAAAATATTGGGAGTAGTGAGTCTGCAAAGGGGTGAATCAAGTATTGCAGCCATTGAAGTTTATCCAACAGCCACCAACGCTTATTTGAATGTTTCTTTCGGCTTTGCGAATGCTTCAACCGAAATCATTGTAAGTATGTACGATGTATCGGGACGGGTGGTGAAAAGTCAGACTTTGGATAAGGGTGTCACACAACTCCAATTGGATGTGAGCAACTTACTATCAGGCACTTATATCCTAAAAATGAACAATAGTTTTGAGGTTTTAACAGCAAAATTTATTAAGCTGTAG
- a CDS encoding cytochrome c yields MKQKIFKGLLVALVLFATIVIALLSYVKFVLPNVGPPPELSIEANPTKIERGKYLAHHVAVCMSCHSERDWSKFAGPTVAGTYGGGGELFDIGIGQYTARNITPKHLGNWTDGEIFRAITCGVTKDGNALFPLMPYDNYGKMDKEDIYAIIAYIKSLPAINEGITTPSTSNFPMNFIINTIPQKSDFQSIPDKTNEVDYGKYLTTMASCAHCHTPQDEKGEFIEELEFAGGMEFPIETGGVVRSSNITPDKKTGIGTWSKDVFVQRFKSFADSSFTPTPIAAGDFNTVMPWTEYAGMEIEDLEAIYTYLQSLKPVEHTVSRFDKQPIADIGE; encoded by the coding sequence ATGAAACAAAAAATCTTTAAAGGGTTATTGGTTGCCCTTGTCTTGTTTGCAACCATTGTAATTGCTCTATTGAGTTATGTCAAATTCGTCCTCCCCAATGTTGGTCCTCCTCCCGAATTGAGCATTGAAGCCAATCCCACAAAAATTGAACGAGGCAAGTATTTAGCCCATCACGTTGCAGTCTGTATGAGTTGTCACTCGGAGCGTGATTGGAGTAAATTTGCAGGACCTACTGTTGCAGGCACTTATGGAGGTGGCGGTGAATTATTTGACATTGGTATTGGTCAATACACTGCCCGCAACATTACTCCGAAACACTTGGGAAATTGGACGGATGGTGAAATTTTTAGAGCCATTACTTGTGGTGTTACCAAAGACGGCAATGCCTTGTTTCCATTAATGCCCTACGATAATTATGGTAAAATGGACAAAGAGGATATTTATGCTATCATTGCTTACATTAAGTCGCTGCCTGCTATTAATGAAGGAATCACTACTCCTTCAACTTCCAACTTTCCCATGAATTTTATCATCAACACCATACCTCAAAAATCCGATTTTCAATCAATTCCTGACAAAACGAATGAAGTTGATTATGGTAAGTACTTGACCACAATGGCAAGTTGTGCTCACTGCCATACACCGCAAGATGAAAAAGGTGAATTTATTGAAGAATTAGAGTTTGCAGGAGGAATGGAGTTTCCCATTGAAACAGGTGGAGTTGTGCGTTCTTCCAATATTACTCCCGATAAAAAAACAGGTATTGGTACTTGGTCAAAAGATGTTTTTGTCCAACGCTTCAAATCTTTTGCAGATTCTTCCTTTACTCCAACACCCATTGCAGCGGGTGACTTCAATACGGTGATGCCATGGACTGAATATGCAGGGATGGAAATAGAAGATTTGGAAGCAATTTACACATATTTGCAGAGTCTCAAGCCTGTCGAACACACCGTCTCTCGTTTTGACAAACAACCTATTGCAGATATTGGCGAATAG
- a CDS encoding anhydro-N-acetylmuramic acid kinase — translation MTTTYKTIGVMSGSSLDGVDLAYCHFEEENGQWKFDILQAETIPFPPKWELRLSKLVMQNAVTFIKTHTFLGHYLGDMINDFINRHHLQSEVDFIASHGHTVFHDPKNLFTSQIGDGAAISAKTRLPVVCDFRTCDVALEGEGAPIVPIGDIHLFGGHRFCLNLGGIANISCKVNPEKIVAYDICGANMVLNQWANELNVDYDKDGHIAASGEIDPYLLEDLNRSLYYRKSYPKSLGNDWVRDVFLPLFHRSDAPVEDFLRTAVEHIAIQIAKDIKHIYKREGITHDKDLQDSMLVTGGGALNVFLMQRIADHAPVEVVIPNRKVVEFKEALIMGFIGVLRMRKEVNCLSSVTGAKADTIGGCIYEAF, via the coding sequence ATGACAACTACATACAAAACAATTGGTGTGATGTCAGGAAGTTCATTGGATGGCGTGGATTTGGCATACTGTCATTTTGAAGAAGAAAATGGTCAATGGAAATTTGACATATTGCAAGCAGAAACCATTCCTTTTCCTCCAAAATGGGAACTCAGACTGAGCAAATTGGTGATGCAAAATGCGGTAACTTTTATCAAAACCCATACTTTCCTCGGGCATTATTTGGGAGATATGATCAACGATTTTATCAATCGCCACCATTTACAGAGTGAAGTGGACTTCATTGCTTCTCATGGACATACGGTTTTTCACGACCCCAAAAATCTTTTCACAAGTCAGATTGGTGATGGGGCTGCAATATCTGCCAAAACGAGATTGCCTGTTGTCTGTGATTTTAGAACTTGTGATGTGGCATTGGAGGGAGAAGGTGCGCCGATTGTGCCGATTGGCGATATTCATCTTTTTGGAGGACATCGTTTTTGCCTCAATTTGGGAGGCATTGCCAACATTTCTTGTAAGGTGAACCCTGAAAAAATTGTTGCATATGATATATGTGGAGCGAATATGGTGTTGAATCAGTGGGCAAATGAGTTAAATGTGGACTATGACAAGGATGGTCATATTGCAGCAAGCGGAGAAATTGATCCTTATTTACTCGAAGACCTCAATCGGTCTTTGTATTACCGAAAGTCTTACCCAAAATCACTCGGCAACGATTGGGTTCGTGATGTTTTTCTACCTCTTTTCCATCGAAGTGATGCGCCTGTTGAAGATTTTTTGAGAACAGCGGTTGAGCATATTGCCATCCAAATCGCCAAGGACATCAAACACATTTATAAGCGGGAAGGCATCACACACGATAAAGATTTGCAGGACAGTATGTTGGTAACAGGTGGCGGAGCATTGAATGTTTTTTTGATGCAACGAATTGCTGACCATGCTCCTGTTGAAGTAGTGATTCCTAACAGAAAAGTGGTGGAATTTAAGGAGGCTTTGATTATGGGTTTTATTGGGGTTTTGCGAATGAGGAAGGAGGTGAATTGCCTGAGTTCGGTAACAGGAGCAAAAGCAGATACCATTGGAGGGTGCATCTACGAGGCTTTTTGA